The stretch of DNA CTAAAACCGCACTACACTGCTCCTCTTGTGGTACGCAATAAGTTAGAATCATTCCTCACGCACTCATAGTCCAGAGTGGtggatttcatttattttttgagCTAAAAAAACAACATTTCTTGATTTCATTAGGTCGTCTCATGCACTCCAACATAAATGCAATAAACTATGTCAGCGAATAGTTGACTCTATGAGGGAATGGCCATCTTACCAAAATTGTTTGCATAAAGATTATTGGCAGTTGCCATGACAATGATACAATACAGCACGAAAGAgtcaaaatagaaaaaaatggcATTTTTCAGATTTTTGGACCATTTATTCATCAGAGTCTGATAAAGCCATTGCGCCCCTCATGATGCTTACAAAACCAGTGGGCTGTGAGTATACGAAAGTCTCATTTGCAGAGCCATAAATAAGACAGTAATACAGACATAACTGACCATAAAAAAAGAATAAAGCCTTTCCCACTACTTGGTGATCCAGAGCAAGACAAGAAATCTCTGCCATCCATTGCACCAACCAGTCTCCAGAAAAGAAAAGGCAGCAAGCTCAAAATTGCTAACAGGAAAATTGGAGAAGAGAAATCTCCAACTGGTAGGTCTTTCTCAGGAAATAATTCATCAAGTGTCACCTATATAAAAGAAATTGGGATATAGTAGAGCATTTAGCCAACATTAAGCTCCAAGTAAATTTGCATTTATGAAATGattttagtatatttatcaAACAACATCTTCATATTGAATCACTCAAATCTCCTCTCACATAAAAAATGGTATGGCTCAGTTGCAATCTATTACATGCTTTGACACGAAGCCTATTGGTGAGTTTTGCTGGTCAATAGCTATTAAATACATCTTTAtctatctataaatctcagtatTTGTTTTACAGACTTTTTGTTAATCCCTGTGTCTAGTTATAACAAGTAATTTCTAACAACACAAATTTTGCCTTGCACTAGATTTTATCTCATGACCTCCAGATCTATAGGCAGCAAACTTAACCATTAGGCTACACGAAATACAATGGTATTCTTGGGCAAATAGCACTGTTGACCGTTTTGCATAACGATTGTTGAGCTGGCCCAAAGAGCTggcattgttttagtaaagatcttgCTTTCCATGTAAGTAACTCGACCTTATTAGGTAATTaatttattactcgtgcaacgctgGGTATTTGGCtagtatctatataaatctcaatattTTTCTGTTGTTCATTTGTCCAGTGTTAGCGATAAGTTTTAGGAGTGAAAAGTGTGCTCTGCACTTAATTTGAACTCGAATCTCAGGTCTGCAGGCAAGCATTCTAAACCACTAGACTACATGTCTGACTGGCCTTAGTGGTAGATAATCGTGCACCTATCTATTACATTGTTTAAAATAGGCATACTTAAAGGGCTTAGGAAAATACAATTGGCTATTAATTAGCACACTTAATCATTACACCTAACATGATGTTTGTTAATCTGGCTTCTAACTCGGtcattattatagtaaaggcttaGACTAGGTTAAGCAACTAGCTTGCCAGTAAAGTTAAATTGattaagtaattattttattacccgtgcaacagcGGTGCACCAAATCTCTGTCTAAAGACTAACCGTATGGTTGAGGGGTAGTAGTTTTGACGCGTTGTAGTAAGTGTAGAGTTGAGAGGATTTTGATAGACAGGCTTGATTGGTGTAAGCAATATCAGAAGCAGTAAAATAGGCAGGGCAGTAGCAGCTAATTGATATTGGCAGTGGTCTATGTGGTCGAATAAAAAGCAGAAGGAAAATGGCAGAGGAAATGGTAACTATAGGTGTCACCAAGTAGAGCAAAGTGTCTGTTGTGCTCAAGTCCCATGTCATCTTATTTCCCTCTCTGTAATCAAACTGGCAATATTGgtgagtttaaaaaattaaatccaTATATATACAGAGCTAAAAGCTTAATAGTTAAGAGTACAGCGAGTAAATATTCTAAAATTGTAACTTCTGGTTTGTTCTCAACACTCCCCCCTCATTAGAGTTTTTGTATTATTGCATTTGCTGCTTCCGTTGCATGTCTTAAACGCTGAGCGGTGACTTAGAAACTGAGTCATATTAGATGGTTGTCTGATAGAATGGATACCTTTTAtcacattttatta from Watersipora subatra chromosome 2, tzWatSuba1.1, whole genome shotgun sequence encodes:
- the LOC137388523 gene encoding uncharacterized protein, which gives rise to MQMELSTSREKISDRQDDTTRKIESSEEGNKMTWDLSTTDTLLYLVTPIVTISSAIFLLLFIRPHRPLPISISCYCPAYFTASDIAYTNQACLSKSSQLYTYYNASKLLPLNHTVTLDELFPEKDLPVGDFSSPIFLLAILSLLPFLFWRLVGAMDGRDFLSCSGSPSSGKGFILFLWFLFTKLGSVCLCSWFVWKIFDLKREASEYVMAVEASNQVSNKDALCLFEMFEVVCLPGYFKIKINKLDHSENIQIKQKCDYDVYDGKTCNTAT